The proteins below come from a single Pedobacter aquae genomic window:
- a CDS encoding acyl carrier protein produces MSDIASRVKAIIVEKLGVDENEVTPEASFTNDLGADSLDTVELIMEFEKEFNVAIPDDQAETISTVGQAIAYLEKNVK; encoded by the coding sequence ATGTCTGATATCGCTTCAAGAGTAAAAGCAATCATCGTTGAAAAATTAGGTGTTGACGAGAATGAGGTAACACCGGAGGCATCTTTCACAAACGATCTTGGTGCTGACTCGTTAGACACTGTTGAATTAATCATGGAGTTTGAAAAAGAGTTCAACGTGGCTATCCCAGACGATCAGGCTGAAACCATCAGTACAGTTGGTCAGGCTATCGCTTACTTGGAAAAAAATGTAAAGTAA
- a CDS encoding IPExxxVDY family protein produces the protein MNKKFLKLELDFDFILISITSPLKDYRLCYHINKNLQFEFEKIEDLEITYAGADTKYYSRYLYHVDEFAPAYYLIANKGLGGYLVPELKETDYFVLIKEFIDEEDLSFFLEGLKKIEDIQVAVEVNPRKLKSKENLIF, from the coding sequence TTGAATAAGAAATTTTTAAAGCTAGAACTTGATTTTGATTTTATCTTAATCTCAATAACGTCTCCGCTTAAGGACTATAGACTATGCTATCACATCAATAAAAACTTACAATTTGAGTTCGAGAAAATAGAAGATTTAGAGATAACTTATGCCGGGGCTGATACAAAGTATTATTCTCGTTACCTGTATCATGTGGATGAGTTTGCACCAGCATATTACCTTATTGCTAATAAAGGTTTAGGGGGATATTTGGTGCCAGAACTTAAAGAAACCGATTATTTTGTATTGATTAAAGAGTTTATTGATGAGGAAGATTTGAGTTTTTTTCTTGAAGGATTAAAGAAAATAGAAGATATTCAGGTGGCGGTAGAAGTGAATCCTAGGAAGCTAAAATCTAAGGAAAATCTTATTTTTTAA
- the pyk gene encoding pyruvate kinase, which produces MKIVQKRTKIVATLGPATSNKDVLLSLIKAGVDVCRLNFSHGKAEDHQKVIDIIREINQKYKTNVGILADLQGPKIRIGLVKDGGINLINGTQIKITTNECIGDDNQIYITYETFPQDVKAGEIILLDDGKLQMRVVETNRKDTVICEVLHGGILTSRKGVNLPNTKVSIPSLTEEDLVNLDFALANDVEWIGLSFVRKAEDIIDLKRIISRSGKTSRVIAKIEKPEAIDNIDAIIEVTDGVMVARGDLGVEMPMEEVPVLQKMIAQKCNKASKPVIVATQMLESMITTPRPTRAEVNDVANSVLDGADAVMLSGETSVGEFPLIVIETMSKIINHVENTSYPYYKNKELDESCPTYMADAVCSSAVFLADKTNAEGIVAMTSSGYTAFQICSHRPKAGTYIFTSNRNLLNTLSLLWGVRGFYYDKFDSTDTTISEVNKILKAEKLIESGDIIINTASIPIEKKGKTNMIKVNVID; this is translated from the coding sequence ATGAAAATTGTTCAAAAAAGGACCAAAATCGTAGCCACTTTAGGCCCGGCTACTTCAAATAAAGACGTTTTATTATCCTTAATAAAAGCCGGAGTTGATGTTTGTAGATTAAACTTCTCTCATGGTAAAGCAGAAGATCACCAAAAAGTGATTGATATCATCAGAGAAATCAATCAAAAATACAAAACCAATGTTGGTATCTTGGCAGATTTACAAGGTCCAAAAATTAGAATTGGCTTAGTAAAAGATGGCGGTATCAACCTGATTAACGGTACACAAATAAAAATTACTACTAACGAGTGTATTGGTGATGATAATCAAATTTACATCACTTATGAAACCTTCCCTCAGGATGTAAAAGCAGGAGAAATTATCTTATTAGATGATGGTAAACTGCAAATGCGTGTGGTAGAAACTAATAGAAAAGATACTGTTATTTGTGAAGTATTACACGGTGGTATATTAACCAGCAGAAAAGGTGTAAACCTTCCAAACACTAAAGTTTCTATCCCTTCTTTAACAGAAGAGGATTTGGTAAACCTTGATTTTGCTTTAGCAAATGATGTAGAGTGGATAGGTTTATCTTTCGTAAGAAAAGCAGAAGATATTATAGATTTAAAGCGTATCATTAGCAGAAGTGGTAAAACTTCTAGGGTTATTGCTAAAATAGAAAAGCCAGAAGCTATTGATAACATAGACGCTATTATTGAGGTTACAGATGGTGTAATGGTTGCCCGTGGAGATTTGGGTGTTGAAATGCCAATGGAGGAAGTTCCGGTTTTACAGAAAATGATTGCTCAGAAATGTAATAAAGCATCAAAACCTGTAATTGTAGCTACGCAGATGTTAGAGAGTATGATTACTACTCCGCGTCCTACCAGAGCTGAAGTGAATGATGTTGCAAACTCTGTGTTAGACGGTGCAGATGCAGTGATGTTGAGCGGTGAGACTTCTGTAGGTGAGTTTCCATTAATCGTTATTGAGACGATGAGCAAAATCATCAACCATGTTGAAAATACTTCTTATCCGTATTACAAAAACAAAGAATTAGACGAGAGCTGTCCAACTTATATGGCTGATGCGGTTTGTAGTTCTGCCGTATTTTTAGCAGATAAAACCAATGCAGAAGGTATTGTTGCGATGACATCTTCTGGATATACAGCTTTCCAAATCTGTAGTCACAGACCAAAAGCAGGTACTTATATTTTTACATCAAACCGTAATTTGTTAAATACCCTAAGTTTACTTTGGGGAGTAAGAGGTTTTTACTACGATAAGTTTGATAGTACAGACACCACCATTAGCGAGGTTAACAAAATCTTAAAAGCAGAGAAGTTAATTGAGTCTGGCGATATCATCATCAACACAGCGTCTATCCCGATTGAGAAAAAAGGAAAAACGAATATGATTAAAGTGAATGTTATTGATTAA
- a CDS encoding helix-turn-helix transcriptional regulator → METPILIEELKDYPFDEVTRLNCEDDMLKFKAPVLGESHTALIPLTSGVLLAYYAGKPEETYQMRYSQYFQDKILISLMLSGDSTHHLQGNLEVNLKKNQSFIYAIQEDGKLSVVEYKKSKRFEVASLIFDQEAFNICLDKFFDKTQKKEKEACLKAFFSGKQPGELFDITNEVNLIIKQILNCRLIKNFRRVYLECKAYELMAYYFQSISCINNSEIYFSADDIKKLQGIKSDLSTYDLEDISVENLCKKYGINRFKLTSGFQSLFNVSIIKFYRKQVLQRAFNDIKENRISITEAALKYGYNTPQSFSRAFFKEFQIRPSAIS, encoded by the coding sequence ATGGAAACGCCAATACTCATAGAAGAATTAAAAGATTACCCTTTTGATGAGGTAACCAGATTAAATTGTGAGGATGATATGCTCAAATTTAAGGCTCCTGTTTTAGGCGAAAGTCATACTGCATTAATTCCATTAACTTCTGGAGTTTTATTAGCCTATTATGCTGGAAAACCTGAAGAAACTTATCAAATGAGATACAGTCAGTATTTTCAGGATAAAATTTTAATCAGTTTAATGCTTTCTGGAGACTCAACTCATCATCTACAGGGTAATTTAGAAGTAAACCTTAAAAAAAATCAATCTTTTATTTATGCTATTCAAGAAGATGGTAAACTATCCGTAGTAGAGTATAAAAAATCAAAGCGTTTTGAAGTAGCTTCGCTAATATTCGATCAAGAAGCCTTTAATATATGTTTAGATAAATTCTTTGATAAAACTCAAAAAAAAGAAAAAGAAGCTTGTTTAAAAGCATTCTTTTCTGGTAAACAACCTGGCGAATTGTTTGATATTACCAATGAAGTAAACCTTATTATCAAACAAATTTTAAATTGTAGGCTTATTAAAAATTTTAGAAGAGTTTATTTGGAGTGTAAAGCCTACGAATTAATGGCTTACTATTTCCAGTCTATCTCTTGTATAAATAATTCTGAAATATACTTCTCTGCAGATGATATAAAGAAGCTTCAAGGAATTAAAAGCGATTTAAGCACTTATGATTTAGAAGATATTTCTGTAGAAAACTTATGCAAAAAGTATGGGATAAATAGATTTAAACTTACATCAGGTTTTCAAAGTCTATTTAACGTATCTATCATAAAATTTTATCGTAAACAAGTTTTACAAAGAGCATTTAATGATATCAAAGAAAATAGAATAAGTATAACTGAAGCCGCTTTGAAATATGGGTATAACACCCCGCAATCCTTTTCAAGAGCCTTTTTCAAAGAATTTCAAATCAGACCAAGTGCAATTTCTTAG
- a CDS encoding T9SS type A sorting domain-containing protein encodes MKKIFTLFIVCLSFTKISAQTIRYVKSVASGTADGSSWVNASSDLQAMIDLSIENDEIWVASGTYLPSSLIAIRDASDFSNPASNDRDKTFLIKKNIKLYGGFAGTETALSQRNISNNETILSGNLGDNTSATDNSYHVLSIVTPVGQSLNNSLVVDGFTITGGNANSGLVYNNIYPRYWGGALFIAADDLNLNNTPTINNCKFIDNFSTAGGGAIAVLAFNLGSESIEIQNCSFINNRCNYQGGALFFYYDGVNTGEYKANIYNSYFEGNSVNNFFQGGTNGATGGAICGYKLGELIINRCIFKDNSTTAGFASTGNGSAVGLLLGAKSTIINSLFYDNDRAAVYNKESDLNIINSTLYNTNGTLIEVNSAKSIALNNSIIWTDNPIQNAITNVNTAPLSSTLNNSILNSTHQLAFTTAPVNLINTAPQFLNINTKDFKVEPNSSAVNAGNNSLYNLVAFGNIDLLGNNRVDNQIDIGAYESQGTLPVTLVNFTLKKELNSVLLAWQTVSEIDAKTYIISRSNDGIAFKELVKINAKNFQQNNYVYEDDKPSNGINYYRLEQIDLNGEINLLGIKSISFELLTTEVKVYPNPTTNEVILNFNQGDYQVLRLISKSGQILETIAVSPIQNEMRVSLTKYASGIYYLSLQGKGENFFSKVLKE; translated from the coding sequence ATGAAAAAAATATTTACGCTATTTATCGTTTGCCTATCTTTTACCAAAATATCTGCACAAACCATTAGGTATGTAAAATCCGTTGCTTCTGGTACTGCCGATGGTAGCAGCTGGGTAAACGCCTCTTCAGATTTGCAAGCCATGATAGACCTCTCTATTGAAAATGATGAGATTTGGGTTGCTTCTGGTACATACCTACCAAGTAGTCTTATAGCGATAAGAGATGCTTCTGACTTTTCAAATCCAGCATCTAATGATAGAGATAAGACTTTTTTGATTAAAAAAAATATCAAACTTTATGGGGGATTTGCTGGTACAGAAACCGCCCTTTCTCAAAGAAATATTAGTAATAACGAAACCATACTGAGTGGAAATTTGGGTGATAACACAAGTGCTACAGATAATTCTTATCATGTGTTGTCTATAGTTACCCCAGTTGGGCAGAGTTTAAATAATTCTTTAGTTGTTGATGGATTTACCATCACAGGAGGTAATGCAAATTCAGGACTTGTTTATAATAATATTTATCCTAGATATTGGGGAGGCGCTTTATTTATTGCGGCTGATGATTTAAACCTTAATAATACACCTACCATAAACAATTGTAAATTTATAGATAATTTTTCAACAGCAGGAGGAGGAGCAATTGCAGTATTGGCCTTTAATCTCGGATCAGAATCAATAGAAATACAAAATTGTAGTTTTATAAATAATAGGTGTAATTACCAAGGCGGAGCACTTTTTTTCTATTATGATGGGGTAAATACTGGTGAATATAAGGCGAATATTTATAATAGCTATTTCGAAGGAAATTCAGTAAATAATTTTTTTCAAGGAGGTACAAATGGGGCAACTGGCGGAGCAATTTGTGGGTATAAATTGGGCGAATTAATTATTAACCGATGTATATTCAAAGATAATAGTACAACTGCTGGCTTTGCATCTACTGGTAATGGAAGTGCTGTAGGGTTATTGTTAGGAGCTAAATCTACCATCATTAATTCTTTGTTTTACGATAATGATAGAGCCGCTGTTTACAATAAAGAATCAGATTTGAACATTATTAACTCAACCTTATATAACACTAACGGGACATTAATTGAGGTTAACTCTGCTAAAAGTATCGCCCTAAATAATAGTATTATTTGGACAGATAATCCTATTCAAAATGCGATTACTAATGTGAATACAGCTCCTTTATCCTCAACTTTGAATAATAGTATTTTAAACAGTACCCATCAGCTGGCTTTTACAACAGCTCCTGTTAATTTAATCAATACAGCTCCACAATTTTTAAATATCAATACCAAAGATTTTAAGGTTGAACCAAACAGTAGCGCAGTTAATGCTGGTAATAATAGCTTGTATAATTTGGTGGCATTTGGTAATATAGATTTATTAGGAAATAACCGGGTTGATAATCAAATTGATATTGGGGCTTATGAGTCACAAGGGACATTGCCTGTTACCTTAGTAAATTTTACACTCAAAAAAGAGTTGAATAGTGTTTTATTGGCTTGGCAAACAGTATCTGAGATTGATGCTAAAACGTATATAATTTCACGTTCTAATGACGGGATAGCGTTTAAGGAATTAGTTAAAATCAATGCTAAAAATTTTCAACAAAATAATTACGTGTATGAAGATGATAAACCAAGTAACGGGATAAATTATTATCGATTAGAGCAGATAGATTTAAATGGCGAAATAAACCTTTTAGGGATAAAGTCTATAAGTTTTGAGTTGTTAACAACTGAAGTAAAAGTTTATCCAAACCCAACTACTAACGAGGTAATATTAAATTTTAATCAAGGAGATTATCAGGTTTTAAGACTTATTAGTAAAAGCGGGCAAATATTAGAAACCATAGCTGTATCGCCTATACAAAATGAAATGCGAGTTTCTTTGACCAAGTACGCTAGTGGAATATATTACCTAAGTTTACAAGGAAAGGGAGAGAATTTTTTTAGTAAAGTGCTAAAAGAGTAG
- a CDS encoding vitamin B12-dependent ribonucleotide reductase — MGKSSSNKAATPTGKGLKFDRYFTVEGKDVYDLFTYDKRSSVIRNPSGDAVFEMNDVEVPNTWSQVATDILAQKYFRKAGVPQADGSLGSEKSIKQVAHRMANCWKVWGERYGYFASAKDAQIFYDEIVYTIVGQLAAPNSPQWFNTGLHSSYGITGGPQGHYYVDPKTEKLEKSTSAYERPQPHACFILSVEDDLVNEGGIMDLWVREARIFKYGSGVGTNFSRIRGENEKLSGGGYSSGLMSFLKIGDRAAGAIKSGGTTRRAAKMVCLDLDHPEIEGFVNWKVEEEKKVAALIAAGYSSDYEGEAYRTVAGQNSNNSVRIPNEFFRTLENGTGWNLTARSDGRVMKTIDAKKLWDDIAFAAWACADPGVQYDTTINEWHTCPAGGRINASNPCSEYMFLDNTACNLASINLRHFFDLKTLVFDVKGFEHACRIWTTVLEISVLMAQFPSKEVAQLSYDYRTLGLGYANLGSMLMVAGIPYDSDKARALGGAITAIMTGTAYATSAEMAKELGTFSRYKENKDSMLRVMRNHRYAAYNATDAYEGLEIAPPGIDQKVCPDYLLSAACNAWDKAVEMGEKYGYRNAQTTVIAPTGTIGLVMDCDTTGIEPDFALVKFKKLSGGGYFKIINQAVPAALRNLKYSEAEIEAIVNYAKGAASIKGAPHVNPDSLKAKGFTENDLEKLDKAIISAFEISFAFNVWTLGEDCLQRLGFKAEQYNAPDFNVLRSLGFSRQQIAEANEYICGTMTIEGAPFLKEEHYPVFDCANKNGAKGVRYIHAHGHIKMMAAAQPFLSGAISKTINLPNEAQVDEIKDCYELSWALGLKANALYRDGCKLSQPLSTKSDAKDDDKLETVEEVLGKAAELKLSDLTPEQVLEAANAILQRSEDTSFMRQLSRVVQKKVMPSKRRGFTQKASIDGQTVFVRTGEYTDGTLGEIFVDMHKEGATFRSLMNCFAIAVSVGLQYGVPLEEYVEKFTFTRFEPAGMVSGHENIKSATSIIDYMFRMLGYEYLNRTDLVHVITEQKAVTGNPQLEDTDVNTDATNVYTPAPVQETFASTAKKGLSLDISMGAQSDAPACSSCGHTTIRSGTCYKCLNCGTSMGCS; from the coding sequence ATGGGAAAATCATCATCAAACAAGGCGGCTACGCCTACCGGAAAAGGGTTGAAATTTGATCGTTACTTTACAGTCGAAGGAAAAGATGTATATGATCTTTTTACGTATGATAAAAGGTCATCGGTAATCAGAAATCCTTCTGGAGACGCAGTTTTTGAAATGAATGATGTTGAAGTACCAAATACTTGGTCTCAAGTAGCAACTGATATCTTAGCTCAAAAATATTTTAGAAAAGCAGGTGTACCACAAGCAGATGGTTCTTTAGGATCAGAAAAAAGCATTAAGCAAGTGGCACATCGTATGGCAAATTGCTGGAAAGTTTGGGGAGAGCGTTATGGTTATTTCGCTTCTGCTAAAGATGCGCAAATATTTTATGATGAAATTGTTTACACCATTGTTGGGCAATTAGCTGCACCAAACTCGCCACAATGGTTTAATACCGGTTTACACAGTTCTTATGGTATTACAGGTGGTCCTCAAGGTCACTATTATGTAGATCCAAAAACAGAAAAATTAGAAAAATCAACCTCAGCTTATGAGCGCCCACAACCACATGCTTGTTTTATCTTATCTGTAGAAGATGATTTGGTAAACGAAGGTGGTATTATGGATTTATGGGTTCGTGAGGCTCGTATTTTCAAATACGGTTCTGGGGTAGGCACAAACTTTTCCAGAATTAGAGGCGAGAACGAAAAATTATCTGGTGGAGGTTACTCTTCTGGTTTAATGTCTTTCTTAAAAATAGGTGACAGAGCAGCTGGTGCTATAAAATCTGGTGGTACTACCAGAAGAGCGGCTAAAATGGTTTGTTTAGACCTAGACCATCCGGAAATTGAAGGCTTTGTTAACTGGAAAGTAGAAGAAGAGAAAAAAGTTGCTGCTTTAATAGCTGCGGGTTATTCTTCAGATTACGAAGGAGAGGCCTACAGAACCGTAGCAGGACAAAACTCTAACAACTCGGTACGTATTCCTAACGAGTTCTTTAGGACGCTTGAAAACGGCACTGGTTGGAATTTAACTGCTCGTTCTGATGGCAGGGTTATGAAAACCATTGATGCTAAGAAGTTATGGGATGATATCGCTTTTGCAGCTTGGGCTTGTGCAGACCCTGGTGTACAGTATGATACAACCATTAACGAATGGCATACTTGCCCTGCTGGTGGTCGTATCAATGCTTCTAACCCATGTTCAGAATACATGTTCTTAGATAATACTGCTTGTAACTTAGCATCTATCAACTTACGTCATTTCTTTGATTTAAAAACGTTAGTTTTTGATGTAAAAGGTTTTGAACATGCTTGCCGTATTTGGACAACAGTATTAGAAATTTCTGTATTGATGGCTCAGTTCCCTTCTAAAGAGGTAGCTCAATTATCATACGATTACAGAACTTTAGGATTGGGATATGCCAATTTAGGTTCTATGTTAATGGTTGCTGGTATCCCTTACGATAGCGATAAAGCAAGAGCATTGGGTGGTGCTATCACAGCAATTATGACGGGTACTGCTTATGCAACATCTGCAGAGATGGCCAAAGAGTTAGGTACTTTTAGCAGATATAAAGAAAATAAAGATAGCATGTTAAGAGTAATGCGTAACCACCGTTATGCAGCTTATAATGCTACAGATGCTTACGAAGGCTTAGAAATTGCGCCTCCAGGAATTGATCAAAAAGTATGTCCTGATTATTTATTATCAGCAGCTTGCAATGCTTGGGATAAAGCAGTAGAAATGGGCGAAAAATACGGTTACCGTAACGCACAAACTACGGTAATTGCACCAACCGGAACTATTGGTTTGGTTATGGATTGCGATACTACTGGTATTGAGCCTGATTTTGCATTAGTGAAATTCAAGAAATTATCTGGTGGTGGTTATTTCAAAATCATCAATCAGGCTGTTCCTGCGGCTTTAAGAAACTTAAAATATAGCGAAGCAGAAATTGAAGCTATTGTAAATTATGCTAAAGGTGCCGCTAGTATTAAAGGTGCGCCACATGTTAACCCTGATTCTTTAAAAGCAAAAGGATTTACAGAGAACGATTTAGAGAAATTAGATAAAGCTATCATCTCTGCTTTTGAAATTAGCTTTGCATTTAACGTTTGGACTTTAGGTGAGGATTGTTTACAACGCCTTGGCTTTAAAGCTGAGCAATATAATGCTCCTGATTTTAATGTGTTAAGATCTTTAGGCTTTAGCCGTCAACAAATTGCAGAGGCTAACGAATACATTTGCGGAACCATGACTATTGAAGGTGCGCCTTTCTTAAAAGAAGAGCATTACCCAGTGTTTGATTGCGCAAATAAAAATGGTGCTAAAGGCGTAAGATATATCCATGCACATGGTCATATTAAAATGATGGCTGCTGCACAACCTTTCTTATCTGGAGCAATTTCTAAGACAATCAATTTACCAAACGAAGCACAGGTAGACGAGATTAAAGATTGCTATGAGTTATCATGGGCATTAGGCTTAAAAGCAAATGCGCTTTACCGTGATGGTTGTAAACTATCTCAGCCGCTATCTACAAAATCTGATGCAAAAGATGATGATAAATTAGAGACTGTAGAAGAAGTTCTAGGCAAAGCCGCAGAATTAAAATTAAGCGATTTAACTCCAGAACAAGTATTAGAAGCAGCAAATGCCATCTTACAACGTTCTGAGGATACGAGCTTTATGAGACAATTGTCTAGAGTTGTACAGAAGAAAGTAATGCCTTCTAAGAGAAGAGGTTTTACCCAAAAAGCTAGTATAGATGGCCAAACCGTTTTCGTACGTACAGGCGAATATACTGATGGTACTTTAGGAGAAATCTTTGTGGATATGCACAAAGAGGGTGCAACTTTCCGTTCTTTGATGAACTGTTTTGCTATAGCCGTGTCAGTAGGTTTACAATACGGAGTACCTTTAGAAGAGTATGTAGAGAAATTCACTTTCACAAGATTTGAGCCTGCAGGTATGGTGAGTGGTCATGAGAACATTAAATCTGCAACATCAATTATTGATTACATGTTCAGAATGTTAGGTTATGAATATTTAAACCGTACAGATTTAGTTCATGTGATAACAGAGCAAAAAGCTGTAACAGGAAACCCACAATTAGAAGATACAGATGTAAATACTGATGCTACAAATGTTTATACGCCAGCACCAGTTCAAGAAACTTTTGCTTCAACAGCTAAGAAAGGTTTATCATTAGATATTTCTATGGGTGCACAATCTGATGCTCCTGCTTGCAGCAGCTGCGGACATACTACCATTAGATCTGGTACTTGCTACAAATGCTTAAATTGCGGAACTTCTATGGGATGTTCTTAG
- a CDS encoding CHAP domain-containing protein, with amino-acid sequence MATIRIVLGIFCLAIISSYRLPASNILGLQSPLTELSAKGSLPKKDSEKERRILLQSLYNQEVGVREQRNRNDGHRVETYLHYTGNKKGDPWCAAFVSWCLGKAGISNPRSAWSPALLPQERIIWKNSWQQEEIQPQAGDVFGIWYASKKRIAHCGFIDAWGESIIITVEGNTNEAGSREGDGVYRKRRLKRTLYAVADWVTARRETR; translated from the coding sequence ATGGCAACAATTCGTATTGTACTGGGCATCTTTTGCCTTGCTATTATTAGCAGCTATCGGCTGCCTGCTAGCAATATTTTAGGTCTGCAAAGCCCATTAACTGAGCTTTCGGCAAAGGGGTCACTACCAAAAAAGGATTCAGAAAAAGAGAGGCGGATCTTACTCCAATCACTTTATAACCAGGAAGTAGGAGTACGTGAACAGCGTAATAGGAATGATGGCCACCGGGTAGAAACCTATCTGCATTATACCGGTAATAAAAAAGGTGATCCTTGGTGTGCCGCCTTTGTAAGCTGGTGTTTGGGCAAAGCAGGTATCAGCAATCCACGTAGCGCATGGAGCCCTGCTTTATTACCTCAAGAGCGTATCATCTGGAAAAATAGCTGGCAGCAAGAAGAGATACAGCCACAGGCAGGAGATGTTTTTGGCATTTGGTACGCCTCCAAAAAACGCATTGCCCATTGCGGTTTTATAGATGCTTGGGGCGAGAGTATCATCATCACCGTTGAAGGGAATACCAATGAAGCCGGAAGCAGAGAAGGTGATGGGGTGTACCGTAAGCGCAGGCTTAAACGTACTTTATATGCAGTGGCAGATTGGGTGACAGCAAGGAGGGAAACAAGATGA
- the istA gene encoding IS21 family transposase — protein sequence MANTTISMNKIRQILRMSHQGRSIMSITVQSGCSRNTVRKYISAFNQGGFSFDEVNALNDKELEDLFGKSREQPPSSRMQALQRCFPAMDKELKRTGVNRQMLWEAYLKEFPQGYRYSQFCLYYKQWKSRVNPVMHMDHKAGDMLYVDFAGQKLSYVNEETGEVILVEVFVAILGASQLTYVEAVATQQKEDFIMACDHAFHYIGGVPGAIVPDNLKAAVTKSSRYEPLLNEAFSDFADHYGTTILPARAYKPRDKALVEGAVKIIYSRVYAPLRKMVFHSIESLNAAIKISLEEHNNQLLKGRNYSRRLQFEEIERGALSTLPLIPYELKKQCYATVMKNGHVCLGIDKHYYSVPYRFIGKKIKLLYSRSTVEAFFHYERIAIHKRIKSPYNYSTDKDHMATSHRFVAEWTPEKFLGWASSIHEDVRLYILKILERKQHPEQAYKSCVGILSFSRKVGNERLQMACRRALGYGIYNYKTIQSILENKMDSYQDNLFADELPMPSHENIRGEDYYQ from the coding sequence ATGGCAAATACGACAATCAGCATGAATAAGATAAGACAAATCCTCAGGATGTCCCATCAGGGGCGCAGCATCATGTCCATTACGGTACAGAGCGGTTGTTCCCGTAATACGGTAAGGAAATACATTTCTGCCTTCAATCAGGGAGGCTTTAGCTTTGATGAGGTAAACGCCCTTAATGACAAAGAACTGGAAGACCTTTTTGGAAAGAGCAGGGAGCAGCCCCCTAGTTCTCGTATGCAAGCCCTTCAACGATGTTTCCCTGCTATGGACAAAGAACTCAAGCGTACAGGGGTAAACCGGCAAATGTTATGGGAGGCTTACCTGAAAGAATTCCCCCAAGGCTACCGTTACAGCCAGTTCTGTCTCTATTATAAGCAATGGAAGTCTCGTGTGAACCCGGTAATGCATATGGACCATAAGGCAGGCGATATGCTGTATGTTGATTTTGCCGGCCAGAAGCTGAGTTATGTAAATGAGGAAACCGGCGAAGTGATCCTAGTAGAGGTATTCGTCGCTATCCTTGGCGCCAGCCAGCTCACTTATGTAGAGGCGGTAGCAACCCAGCAGAAAGAGGACTTCATCATGGCCTGTGACCATGCCTTCCATTATATCGGAGGGGTGCCGGGAGCTATTGTGCCGGACAACCTGAAAGCGGCAGTGACCAAGAGCAGCCGTTATGAACCTCTGCTGAACGAGGCCTTTTCAGATTTTGCCGACCATTATGGCACCACAATATTGCCTGCCAGAGCCTATAAACCCCGCGATAAGGCTTTGGTAGAAGGAGCCGTCAAGATCATCTATTCCCGTGTCTATGCTCCTTTGAGGAAGATGGTTTTCCACTCCATCGAATCCTTGAATGCCGCAATAAAGATAAGCCTGGAAGAACATAACAACCAATTATTGAAAGGTCGTAACTACAGCCGGCGCCTACAGTTTGAAGAGATAGAACGGGGAGCCCTTTCTACCCTCCCTCTGATTCCCTACGAACTCAAAAAACAATGTTACGCTACGGTAATGAAGAACGGCCACGTCTGCCTAGGCATAGACAAACATTATTATAGTGTGCCATACCGCTTTATCGGGAAGAAGATAAAGCTGTTATATTCCAGATCCACAGTAGAGGCTTTCTTCCATTACGAGCGTATAGCGATACATAAACGTATCAAAAGCCCGTACAATTATAGCACCGACAAGGACCACATGGCCACCTCGCACAGGTTTGTGGCAGAATGGACACCGGAGAAGTTTCTGGGCTGGGCCTCCTCCATCCATGAGGATGTAAGGCTATATATCCTAAAAATACTGGAACGTAAACAACATCCCGAACAAGCTTATAAATCCTGTGTAGGAATACTCAGCTTTTCCAGAAAAGTAGGGAACGAGCGGCTTCAGATGGCCTGCAGAAGGGCGTTGGGCTATGGAATATACAACTATAAGACCATACAATCTATACTAGAAAACAAGATGGACAGCTATCAGGATAATCTTTTTGCGGATGAACTGCCCATGCCCAGCCATGAAAATATTAGGGGAGAAGATTATTATCAATAA